From the genome of Deltaproteobacteria bacterium:
GGTGCGCTGCCGTTCGACGTCACCGACGAACGCGAGATCCTCGGCGCCCACATGTTCGCCGAGCCGATTCCGCCGAGCCGGCGCGCGCCGAACGTCCCTGCCGCGCTCGAACACATCGTCATGCGGTGTCTCGCCAAGCGCCCGATCGATCGATTCGACGACTTGCGAGACGTCGCCTCTCGTCTCGGCGCGCTCGCGGCGCTGCGCCGCGCTGCCCCGCTGGCCGACTTCACCCCGGAGGTGACCGACGTGCTGCCCGCGCGCGGCGACACGTTGCTGCCGTTGCCGCCGCCGAACGAGACCGGACCGATTCCCGCGATGGACGAGGGCGAAGCGCAGCCGGCGACCGCTGTCGCGACCGCACGCGACGAGGCGGAGTTGGCCGACGCCGGCGCGCAGCCGGATGCGGACCGCCAGGGCGCGACAGCCCCATCCGCAGCCGCGGGGAGCGAAGCGGCAGCGGCGCCACACGGCGGCCGCCGGCGCGCGACGCGCCCGGATCGCCGCATCGCGGCCGGCGCCGTCGCCGCTGCGGTCGCCGCGTGGCGCGGCTGGGCCGCCATGGGCGCCGGCGACGGTACCGCGCCGGCGAGCGGCGCGGCCGGAGACCGACCGCAGCCGGCACCGGCCGCCCCTGGCGACATCTCGCGCGCGGCGGCGGCCGACGCGATGGGAGCGGCGCCGTCGACCGCCGCCGGCCGCGCGGCGGCACGGGAGCGCACGGCGGACCGCGAGCGCGCGGCGGCACGGGAGCGCACCGACCCGAAAGCGACCGGTCAGTCGCGGCCCGACGCCACCGTCGCCGCCGGCGCGGACGCGACGCCGGCTTCGCGCGAGCGCGCACTCCCGCGCGCCCAACGCGACCGCGGCGCGCCGCGCTCGCGCGCCCGCGGCGGCGGGGACCGGACCGACACCGACGGCCGCCGCAAGCCGCGGGCGTCGCGGTCGATGAACGGCCACCAATCGCCACGGCGACCGCGCGCAGACTCGGCTGCTCCGCGCGCAACGCCCAAGGCGTCGCCCGATGATCGCGCCGACTTCGAAAAGCCGGTGTTCTGACGGCGACGCCCGGCGGACTTTGCCCGGGCGCCCCGGGACGGGCGATACTCGGTGTGCCCGCATGCCCGTCGACAGGCTCACCGCGCGCGGTCGCCGCGCCGCTTCGCCGCGCCCGCCGGCGCGCGCGGCGGTCGTCGCCGGCGTGCTCGCCGTCGCGGTGTACGCACCGGCGCGCGCCCAGACGCGGCCGGCGGAGTACGAGGCCGCCTACCGGGAGGGAACGGCGCGGTTCGAGCGCGGCGACTACGCCGGGGCGCGCGAGCGGTTCGAGGCCGCATACGCGATCCACCCCGAGCCGCTGCTGCTCGTCAACATCGGCTCGACCTATCGCCGGGAGGGCGACCTCTCGCGCGCTCTCGAGTTCTACCGGAAGTTCCTCGCCGTCGCCGACCCCGACGATCCGTACCGCGACGAGGTCGCCGCCTTGGTCGGCGAACTCGAGGCCGAGGTCCGCTCCCGCGCCGGCGCGCCCCAACCTTTCCCGTCGCCGCCTGCGGACACACGCTCACCCGAACCGCGCCCGCCGCGTTCGCCGACCGCAACCGCGCGGCGCGCGCAAGCGGCCCCGCCGCCCAGCCGCTTTCGCGCGCTGCGCACCGCGGGTTGGATCGCCGCGGGCGTCGGCGCGCTCGCGGTCGGCGTCGCCGTCCATCAGGGCCTGCGCGCGCGGGAGATCGAACGGGACCTCGAAGGCGTGACCGGAGCGATGTGGACCGACGATCTCCAGGCCCGGTACGACGCCGGCCAGCGCGCCGAGGCCCGCGCGGTGATCTTCGGCATCGCCGGCGGCGTCGCCGCGGCCGCCGGCGCCGCGTTGTTGCTGTGGCCCGAGGGGGCTCGGACGACGCCGTCCGTGTCGGTGACGGCCGCGCCGGCAAATGGTCGCATCGGCGTCGCCGTCTCCGGTCGGTTCTGACCGGCCCGCGGCGGCGGCCGCCCAGGTCGACGTTGCGATCGGCAACGCCGCGACAGGTCGTCACTTTGGTTTACCGGCACCTTGGCGGAGTTGCGGCGGCACCAAACTTGAATGATGTATCGGTCGATGCGACCGGCTCGTATCCCCCCGATCGCCGTCGCCGCGGTCGCCATCGCCGCTCCCGCGTACGCTCTCGAGCAGCCGAACGGCGCGATCATCCCGGCCGACATGGGCTGCGACGGCGGCCGGCCGACGGGACTGCCGGCCGTGTTCGCGTGCGAGTGCGACGTCCCGGGCGTGTGCAACATCGGCGAGCCGTGCCCGGCGCCCGGGCAGTGCCCCGACGGAGTGTCGGCGACGTGCGAGACCACCCTGTGGCACGAGTTCAACGACAACACGTGCATCCCGTCGCACATGAGCGGCCTGCACTTTCGCGACGACGCCGCCACCACCCCCGAGACGTTCCAACCTACCTGCCCGCTCACATTCACGGTCGTGTCGCGCGGTACGGCGATCTTTGGAGACGCGTTCGGCTGGTACAACGTGACCGGCGACCGCCCCGATCCCGACGACCTGCACGTCATGCTCGACTGCGACGATCCGCCGGGCACGCAGGTCGTGTTGGACGTGCGGGCCGACCCGGCGTACGCCGGCGGCGACATCGGCTTCTTCCTGGTCACCCCCGAGGCCGGCGGCGCCTGCGCGAACGGCGACTGCTGCGCGACCGTCGCTCGCGCGCGCGCCGGCGAAGGCTACATCTACTACTCCGAGCGAGCGTTCAACCCGGACGCCGCAGGTGCGGACTCGTTCATCCACCTGCTCGTCTACGACAGCCGGGTGACCCCGCGCAAGTTCTACTTTGCCTGGGAAGATATTTTTGGTGGTAGCAACAACGACTTTACCGACCTCGTAACGAGCGTGCAGGGCGTCGAGTGCGCCGGCGGTGGCCGCGCGTGCGACACCGGCCAGCCAGGCGTGTGCGCGTTCGGCGTCACCGAGTGCAGCGGCGGAGTGCTCGATTGCCGCGCGCTCTACCCGCCTGGCGTCGAGGTATGCGACGGTCTCGACAACGACTGCGACGGCGCGGTCGACGACGACGCCACCTGTCCGAACGCCGACGAGGTGTGCGACAACGGCCGCTGTCTGCCCAACTGCGAGATCGTCCACGAGTTCGACTGCCCTCCGGGCACCGTGTGCGACGCGACCACGGGCCGCTGCCACGATCCGGCGTGCGCCGGCGTGACCTGCCCCGCCGACGAGGTGTGCCGCGATGGCGACTGCGTCGCGCCGTGCGACGGCATTCAATGCCCGGCGGGCACGACGTGCCGGTTCGGCGCGTGCGTCGACCCGTGCGCGGGCGTGACGTGCGCCGCCGGCGAGGTCTGTCGCGAGGGGATTTGCTTTCCCGACTGCACCCGGTGCGACGGCGTCCTGTGCGACGGCGACCTCGCGTGCGCAGCCGACACCGGCGAGTGCGTCGACCCGTCGTGCCCGGCCGGCTGCCCGCCCGGGACCGTGTGCGACGACGGCAACTGCGTCGACGCCTGCGAAGGCGCCGTGTGTCCCGCCGGCCAGACGTGCATCGACGGTGCCTGCCGCGACGACAGCGGCGGCGGCGGCGGCGGCAGCGGCGGCGGCGGCGATGGCGGCGGCAGCGGCGGCGGCGGCGATGGCGGCGGCGCGCCCGCGGGCGGTTGCGGCTGCGCGAAAGCCACACCCGACCCGCCGGCCGCGGCCTTGCTCGTGCTGTTCGGCCTGCGGCGGCGCCGTCGCTGACGGCCGGCGTCGCGGCCAAGTCGGTCAAGGCTCCGCGCCGAACACGCGGCGCGCCAGCAGCTCACGTGTGACCGGCACCGACACGTGCGCCTGCACCTGCTGCCACACGCCCGGCGTGTCGTCGCGGCGCTCGAACACGTACAGCCCGCGCAACCCGAACGCCACCGGCGCGTCGCCCGCGCGCGCGGTCACGGCCAGGTTGACCGCCACCCACGCGACGCGCTCGCTGCGCGCAAGCCCGACGTACATCCCATCCGGGCGAACGTTCGCGCCGTCACCGAACCAGCGCGCCACCGGCGGCGCGGCCGCCACGTCCGCGCCGTAGAACTCGTGCAGCGGTCCGGGGCCGACGACCACCGACGTCTCGTCGCGCGCCAGCTTTTGCGCCACGTAGCGAGGACTGCCGCGGAGCAGTCCGCCGAGTGCGCTCGCGATCTGGCGCCGCACGCCATCGGACCGCGCGATTTCCGTTCGAATGCGCGCCGGCCGCTGCAACTGGCCGTTCGCCGCCCAGCGCACGATCTCGCCGGGAGGCACGGCGTACGACACGTGCTGCGCCACGAGCGTCCACGTGTCGAGATAACGCTGATACACGGCGGTGAGCCGCAGCGGTATCGACGCAGTCCGTCCCTCGAACGGGTCGGGCGCACGACAGCTCACGTCGTCGAACACCCACGCGACCGAGCGGTCGCGAGAAAGGTGCATAAACAAGTTTTTCGACAGCACCTCGCGACACACATCGATGCGGAACACATCGAGCGGCGCGGCCGCCTTCGGGCCGATATACCGATCGCGGGGGCCGAGACCGAAAAACACGATCGGCACATCCTCGGCGACGTGGTCGGCGTACGCCTCGATGTTGCCGAGCGTGAGCTGGCTGTAGCCCTCGAGCACCGTCGCTTCGAGGTCGCGCAACAACGCGGCGTCGTCCGGCGCCGGCGTGCCGTTGTCGCCGGCGGCCGCTCGATGCGCCCCGGCCGGCACCTCGGCGCCGCCGCACGCGACGACCGCGGCACACGCGATGGCAACGCCGCACCGCCCCGTCATCGCGGCACGTCCTCCGGCCGATCCACGTCGGCCAGCACGCCCGGGTCGTCCACCGCCACGCGGTCGACGCGCCCCGGATCGGCGCGCACGACCGAGCGCGCGCCAGCTTCGGCCTCGGCACACGCGACCAGTTCGGCCCAGACCTCTCGGCGAAACCGGGCCGGGTGA
Proteins encoded in this window:
- a CDS encoding DUF4114 domain-containing protein, which codes for MMYRSMRPARIPPIAVAAVAIAAPAYALEQPNGAIIPADMGCDGGRPTGLPAVFACECDVPGVCNIGEPCPAPGQCPDGVSATCETTLWHEFNDNTCIPSHMSGLHFRDDAATTPETFQPTCPLTFTVVSRGTAIFGDAFGWYNVTGDRPDPDDLHVMLDCDDPPGTQVVLDVRADPAYAGGDIGFFLVTPEAGGACANGDCCATVARARAGEGYIYYSERAFNPDAAGADSFIHLLVYDSRVTPRKFYFAWEDIFGGSNNDFTDLVTSVQGVECAGGGRACDTGQPGVCAFGVTECSGGVLDCRALYPPGVEVCDGLDNDCDGAVDDDATCPNADEVCDNGRCLPNCEIVHEFDCPPGTVCDATTGRCHDPACAGVTCPADEVCRDGDCVAPCDGIQCPAGTTCRFGACVDPCAGVTCAAGEVCREGICFPDCTRCDGVLCDGDLACAADTGECVDPSCPAGCPPGTVCDDGNCVDACEGAVCPAGQTCIDGACRDDSGGGGGGSGGGGDGGGSGGGGDGGGAPAGGCGCAKATPDPPAAALLVLFGLRRRRR
- a CDS encoding serine/threonine protein kinase, which translates into the protein MIGTQLGSYRIVAALGKGGMGTVWEAEHELLGRRVAIKILDRRHSGNETVKARFVNEARAVSRLKHPSIVEVYDFGHAPDGRAYLVMERLTGEGLGHRLKRGPLPLDSALEFARQIASALHVAHEHGVVHRDLKPDNVFIEPDPEVDIGERAKVLDFGLAKQVDGSTDEDLTQTGVLLGTPAYMSPEQAGGRPITRQSDIYSFGVMLYRMITGALPFDVTDEREILGAHMFAEPIPPSRRAPNVPAALEHIVMRCLAKRPIDRFDDLRDVASRLGALAALRRAAPLADFTPEVTDVLPARGDTLLPLPPPNETGPIPAMDEGEAQPATAVATARDEAELADAGAQPDADRQGATAPSAAAGSEAAAAPHGGRRRATRPDRRIAAGAVAAAVAAWRGWAAMGAGDGTAPASGAAGDRPQPAPAAPGDISRAAAADAMGAAPSTAAGRAAARERTADRERAAARERTDPKATGQSRPDATVAAGADATPASRERALPRAQRDRGAPRSRARGGGDRTDTDGRRKPRASRSMNGHQSPRRPRADSAAPRATPKASPDDRADFEKPVF